One stretch of Jiangella gansuensis DSM 44835 DNA includes these proteins:
- a CDS encoding DEAD/DEAH box helicase: protein MTYTPASGTAGTQDRAERSYRRDGGSNRREGYSRDGGAARSGRDGGRPYGRRPFRGNDRRGGGQHRDRRAFDPARRAAIEAFDPAGSVFAGYGVPDRVVKILGVDGIVEPTPVQAAVVPDAIAGRDVLGRARTGSGKTLAFGLPILARLEGERSQPNHPRALIIVPTRELAGQVTEALEPLAEALRLRMVTVYGGAPYDRQIRRLDRGADVVVATPGRLGDLVEKGSCKLDAVEVVALDEADHLCDLGFFPVVDELLSQTPTGGQRLLLSATLDGDVDRLVRRHLNQPAKHEIDPDAGSVTTMDHHVLVVGPHNKLDITTELLRANPRSIVFTRTKGAATRLAEDLEHAGVPAVDLHGDLSQRVRERNLDRFRNGRAKVVVATDVAARGIHVDGVGMVVHFDPAGESKSYLHRSGRTARAGASGAVVTVATPGQARGLGDLFRRAGVTAKNVDARLVDGPITPDALSEAPAMVQREQPRTGGGRGAGGGRDRSGFKGRRRDGGRPYRSRGRD from the coding sequence ATGACGTACACCCCTGCCAGCGGGACTGCTGGTACCCAGGACCGTGCCGAGCGCAGCTACCGCCGTGACGGTGGGTCCAACCGGCGCGAGGGCTACAGCCGCGACGGCGGTGCCGCTCGCTCCGGCCGCGACGGAGGCCGGCCGTACGGGCGCCGTCCGTTCCGCGGCAACGACCGCCGAGGCGGCGGTCAGCACCGCGACCGCCGCGCGTTCGACCCGGCCCGTCGCGCCGCCATCGAGGCGTTCGACCCGGCCGGCTCGGTCTTCGCCGGGTACGGCGTGCCCGACCGCGTCGTCAAGATCCTCGGCGTCGACGGCATCGTCGAGCCCACCCCCGTCCAGGCGGCGGTCGTGCCGGACGCCATCGCCGGCCGCGACGTGCTGGGGCGGGCCCGCACCGGATCGGGCAAGACGCTCGCGTTCGGGCTGCCCATCCTGGCCCGCCTCGAGGGCGAGCGCAGCCAGCCCAACCACCCGCGGGCACTCATCATCGTGCCGACGCGCGAACTGGCCGGCCAGGTCACCGAGGCGCTGGAGCCGCTGGCCGAGGCCCTGCGGCTGCGGATGGTCACCGTCTACGGTGGCGCACCGTACGACCGCCAGATCCGCCGGCTCGACCGCGGCGCCGACGTCGTCGTCGCCACGCCGGGACGGCTCGGCGACCTGGTCGAGAAGGGCTCCTGCAAACTCGACGCTGTCGAGGTCGTCGCTCTCGACGAGGCCGACCACCTGTGTGACCTCGGCTTCTTCCCGGTGGTCGACGAGCTGCTCAGCCAGACCCCGACCGGCGGGCAGCGGCTGCTGCTCTCGGCCACGCTCGACGGCGACGTCGACCGGCTGGTCCGGCGGCACCTGAACCAGCCGGCCAAGCACGAGATCGACCCCGACGCGGGTTCGGTCACCACCATGGACCACCACGTGCTGGTGGTCGGCCCGCACAACAAGCTCGACATCACCACCGAGCTGCTGCGCGCCAACCCGCGCAGCATCGTGTTCACCCGCACCAAGGGTGCGGCGACCCGGCTGGCCGAGGACCTCGAGCACGCCGGCGTCCCCGCGGTCGACCTTCACGGCGACCTCTCCCAGCGGGTCCGCGAGCGCAACCTCGACCGGTTCCGCAACGGGCGCGCCAAGGTGGTCGTCGCCACCGACGTCGCCGCCCGCGGCATCCACGTCGACGGCGTCGGCATGGTCGTGCACTTCGACCCGGCCGGTGAGTCCAAGTCCTACCTGCACCGTTCCGGCCGCACCGCGCGCGCCGGCGCGTCCGGCGCGGTCGTCACGGTGGCCACCCCGGGACAGGCTCGCGGACTGGGTGACCTGTTCCGCCGGGCCGGTGTGACGGCGAAGAACGTCGACGCCCGCTTGGTCGACGGCCCGATCACCCCCGATGCGCTGTCCGAGGCGCCGGCCATGGTGCAGCGCGAGCAGCCGCGGACCGGCGGCGGCCGGGGCGCCGGCGGCGGCCGGGACCGCTCGGGCTTCAAGGGTCGCCGTCGTGACGGCGGCCGCCCGTACCGCAGCCGCGGGCGCGACTGA
- a CDS encoding PH domain-containing protein: MSEPDVVVDDQPPDDHSDLPWQRLDTRVVWVDLAKTVVSLVPAGIAVGLFDAELNRATLIPMLIVGGLGVIGGVSDLLRWIKTRYRITDQYVERRTGLLVRKHRSIRRDRIRSVDTSAKFRHRLTGLRIVTVGAGQQYAAGEAALVLDAVRADVAERLRSDLLRRSRMPGVAAATQRVDSTAVAGTATGADLATGESTEPVDEGRVLARLQPSWVLYNMFTIWAYFLAAGVLWGGYWLARMFGLDPAGVVRGLADWDAIGTTWTVVVALLAVGAFGVVGLAANFFSENWRFTLSRVRTEGGSLLRTSQGLFKTREVNRDDDRLRGAQIAEPLLWRWMGMSDTSVISTGLTIWSMTPSATILPRGPVSVARRVVAEVLDTDTSPLDAPLRRHPRRALRRRVSWALMTVVAVTGLLAWLGTLVDALPNRLWLAGPALLPVALGLAVVAFRSLGHTVVDGYFVTRSGALSRTTAALQSRAAVGVTFRQSLLQRRLRLATVETPTAAGVGAYTALDVESADAVELADRAVPGLLTPFLAPGSSGDRRAGATRPEIPAP, translated from the coding sequence ATGAGCGAGCCGGACGTCGTCGTGGACGATCAGCCGCCGGACGATCACTCCGACCTGCCGTGGCAGCGGCTGGACACCAGGGTGGTGTGGGTCGACCTCGCCAAGACGGTGGTGTCGCTCGTCCCGGCCGGCATCGCCGTCGGGCTGTTCGACGCCGAACTCAACCGGGCCACCCTGATCCCGATGCTCATCGTCGGCGGCCTGGGCGTGATCGGTGGCGTGTCCGACCTGCTGCGGTGGATCAAGACCCGCTACCGCATCACCGACCAGTACGTGGAGCGGCGTACCGGCCTGCTGGTGCGTAAACACCGCTCCATCCGCCGCGACCGCATCCGCAGCGTCGACACGTCGGCCAAGTTCCGGCACCGGCTCACGGGCCTGCGGATCGTCACCGTCGGCGCCGGTCAGCAGTACGCGGCCGGTGAGGCGGCGCTGGTGCTCGACGCCGTACGGGCGGACGTCGCCGAGCGGCTGCGCTCCGACCTGTTGCGGCGGTCGCGGATGCCCGGGGTCGCGGCCGCCACTCAGCGCGTCGACAGCACCGCAGTCGCCGGGACCGCTACCGGGGCCGACCTCGCCACCGGCGAGAGCACCGAGCCGGTCGACGAAGGCCGGGTGCTGGCTCGCCTGCAGCCATCGTGGGTGCTCTATAACATGTTCACCATCTGGGCCTACTTCCTGGCCGCGGGCGTGCTGTGGGGCGGCTACTGGCTGGCGCGGATGTTCGGTCTCGACCCGGCCGGCGTCGTGCGTGGTCTGGCCGACTGGGACGCCATCGGCACCACGTGGACGGTCGTGGTGGCGCTCCTCGCTGTGGGCGCCTTCGGCGTCGTCGGCCTGGCCGCCAACTTCTTCAGCGAGAACTGGAGGTTCACCCTGTCCCGGGTCCGGACCGAAGGCGGCTCCCTGCTGCGCACCAGCCAGGGGCTGTTCAAGACCCGGGAGGTCAACCGCGACGACGATCGCCTGCGCGGCGCGCAGATCGCCGAACCGCTGCTGTGGCGTTGGATGGGCATGTCCGACACCAGCGTCATCTCGACCGGCCTCACCATCTGGAGCATGACGCCGTCGGCCACCATCCTGCCGCGCGGACCGGTTTCGGTGGCCCGTCGCGTGGTGGCCGAGGTCCTCGACACCGACACCAGTCCGCTGGATGCCCCACTGCGACGGCACCCTCGGCGCGCGCTGCGGCGCCGGGTGAGCTGGGCGCTGATGACGGTGGTCGCGGTGACCGGTCTGCTCGCCTGGTTGGGCACACTCGTCGACGCGCTGCCGAACCGGCTGTGGCTGGCCGGCCCGGCGCTCCTGCCGGTCGCCCTGGGACTGGCCGTCGTGGCGTTCCGATCGCTCGGGCATACCGTCGTCGACGGCTACTTCGTCACCCGGTCCGGTGCGTTGAGCCGCACTACCGCTGCGCTGCAGAGCCGCGCCGCGGTCGGTGTGACGTTCCGGCAGTCGCTGCTGCAGCGGCGGCTGCGGCTGGCCACCGTCGAGACCCCGACCGCAGCCGGTGTGGGTGCGTACACAGCATTGGACGTGGAGTCCGCCGACGCGGTGGAGCTCGCTGATCGCGCGGTACCGGGGCTGTTGACGCCGTTCCTCGCCCCGGGTTCGTCCGGTGATCGACGGGCCGGTGCCACCCGCCCCGAGATACCAGCGCCCTGA
- a CDS encoding PH domain-containing protein: MAEQIALRLPEHRVERKAILGWALQSAAGFAVLIGGLTVAYVLADAARPWLGPPLVAAIVWAVLQIPGMPLWRYAVHRWEVTDEAVYAVTGWIVREWRVVPISRIQTVDTIRGPIQQLLGLSTLVVTTASSRGAVKIPGLASGTASRVAEELSRITQRTPGDAT; this comes from the coding sequence GTGGCTGAGCAGATCGCGCTGCGGCTGCCCGAGCATCGCGTCGAGCGCAAGGCCATCCTGGGCTGGGCGTTGCAGTCCGCCGCCGGGTTCGCCGTGCTGATCGGCGGCTTGACCGTCGCCTATGTACTGGCCGACGCAGCCCGGCCCTGGCTCGGGCCGCCGTTGGTGGCCGCCATCGTGTGGGCCGTGCTGCAAATCCCTGGCATGCCACTGTGGCGGTACGCGGTGCACCGGTGGGAGGTCACCGACGAGGCCGTCTACGCCGTCACCGGCTGGATCGTGCGTGAGTGGCGGGTCGTGCCCATCTCGCGCATCCAGACCGTGGACACTATCCGCGGCCCCATCCAGCAACTGCTCGGGCTCTCCACCCTGGTGGTCACGACGGCGTCGTCGCGCGGCGCGGTCAAGATCCCCGGCCTCGCCTCGGGGACTGCCAGCCGGGTCGCCGAGGAGCTCAGCCGCATCACCCAGCGCACCCCCGGCGACGCGACATGA
- a CDS encoding TetR/AcrR family transcriptional regulator, which translates to MRPRNEASDQRGRSFIEAARRDQIVQAAIDTLVDAGYGKASFTSIARQAGISAGLISYHFENKRELFQQVVSDVNAAMEAWLTERTQDARNYREALRQLIEGFVHFCDSHRREVLALGQVLAGAGGQENRDLAVEQRSVSVGQFEQMLLEGQQHGEFRGFSPRLMAVTLMAALEAVPAELFARPGTDVDHYAKELAMTFDLAVRRPRLGRVSRG; encoded by the coding sequence ATGCGACCAAGAAATGAAGCGTCCGACCAAAGAGGTCGGTCCTTCATCGAGGCCGCGCGGCGCGACCAGATTGTCCAGGCGGCCATCGACACGTTGGTCGACGCGGGCTACGGGAAGGCGTCGTTCACAAGCATCGCGCGGCAGGCGGGTATCAGCGCGGGGCTCATCTCGTACCACTTCGAGAACAAGCGCGAGCTCTTCCAGCAGGTCGTCTCGGACGTCAACGCCGCTATGGAGGCCTGGCTGACCGAGCGGACCCAGGACGCCCGGAACTATCGCGAGGCACTGCGGCAGCTGATCGAGGGCTTCGTGCACTTCTGCGACAGCCATCGCCGCGAGGTCCTCGCTCTCGGTCAGGTGCTGGCCGGTGCGGGTGGCCAGGAGAATCGCGACCTCGCCGTCGAGCAACGGTCGGTCTCCGTCGGCCAGTTCGAGCAGATGCTGCTCGAGGGGCAGCAGCACGGCGAGTTCCGAGGGTTCTCTCCGCGGCTGATGGCCGTCACGCTGATGGCGGCGCTCGAGGCCGTCCCGGCAGAGCTGTTCGCCCGCCCCGGAACCGACGTCGACCACTACGCGAAGGAGTTGGCCATGACGTTCGACCTGGCGGTACGCCGCCCCCGGCTGGGCCGGGTATCCCGTGGCTGA
- a CDS encoding NHL domain-containing thioredoxin family protein — protein MGRARVRAPELVGRGGWINTGGESLSLADLRGRWTLIDFWTFCCINCLHVLDELRPLEDEYGDVLTVVGVHSPKFVHEADHDAVVAAVERYGVHHPVLDDPNLTTWQNYAVRAWPTLTLVDPEGYVVAQFSGEGHAHALKAILDELTPQHEAKGTLRRGDSPYVPPEPEPTVLRFPGKVVALPGGTFLVSDTGNHSLVELADDLETVVRRIGTGERGLADGGPDAARFNEPQGLTLLPPELHARAGYEVLVADTVNHVLRGVRLADGQVTTVAGTGTAWMQGDPNGDDISGDPRAVPMSSPWDVVWSPAAMTVVVAMAGIHQLWAFDPVEPSVRLLAGTTNEGLVDGKLRDAWFAQTSGLAVGPDGRLWLADSETSSLRAVTFQDSSTGTVETAVGSGLFDFGFRDGPAAQALLQHPLGVTALPDGSVAVSDTYNNAVRRYDPATGEVTTLVTGVREPSGAVVDGDHLVVVESAAHRLTRVPLGSAATASGSAHQTRRPVLDVAPGDVELAVVFDPPPGQKLDERYGPATRLVVSATPGAVLADGGGRDSALTRRLRIDAADGAGVLHVAAMAASCDDGGENAACHIHQQDWGIPVRVVEGGTSRIELVLSG, from the coding sequence ATGGGACGAGCACGCGTCCGCGCTCCCGAACTGGTGGGCCGTGGCGGATGGATCAATACGGGTGGCGAGAGCCTCAGCCTCGCGGATCTGCGGGGTCGGTGGACTCTGATCGACTTCTGGACGTTCTGCTGCATCAACTGTTTGCACGTCCTGGACGAGCTGCGGCCGCTGGAGGACGAGTACGGCGACGTGCTCACCGTGGTGGGGGTGCACTCGCCGAAGTTCGTGCACGAGGCCGATCATGACGCCGTCGTGGCGGCGGTCGAGCGGTACGGCGTGCACCACCCGGTGCTCGACGACCCCAACCTCACCACCTGGCAGAACTACGCCGTCCGGGCCTGGCCGACGCTGACGCTCGTCGACCCGGAGGGGTACGTCGTCGCGCAGTTCTCCGGCGAGGGGCACGCCCACGCGCTGAAGGCCATCCTCGACGAGCTGACACCGCAGCACGAGGCGAAGGGCACGCTACGCCGGGGCGACTCCCCGTACGTGCCGCCGGAGCCGGAGCCCACCGTCCTGCGCTTCCCGGGCAAGGTCGTCGCGCTGCCCGGCGGGACGTTCCTGGTGAGCGACACCGGCAACCACAGCCTGGTCGAGCTTGCCGACGACCTCGAGACGGTGGTGCGGCGCATCGGCACCGGCGAGCGGGGCCTCGCCGACGGAGGCCCGGACGCGGCACGGTTCAACGAGCCGCAGGGCCTGACACTGCTGCCGCCCGAACTGCACGCCCGGGCCGGCTACGAGGTGCTGGTCGCCGACACCGTCAACCACGTGCTGCGAGGCGTTCGGCTGGCGGACGGCCAGGTCACGACGGTCGCCGGCACCGGTACCGCGTGGATGCAGGGCGACCCGAACGGCGACGACATCAGCGGCGACCCGCGTGCGGTCCCCATGTCGTCGCCGTGGGACGTGGTGTGGTCGCCCGCGGCCATGACGGTGGTGGTCGCGATGGCCGGCATCCACCAGTTGTGGGCGTTCGATCCGGTGGAGCCGTCCGTCCGGCTGCTGGCCGGGACCACGAACGAAGGGCTGGTCGACGGCAAGCTGCGCGACGCCTGGTTCGCCCAGACGTCGGGGCTCGCCGTCGGTCCCGACGGCCGGCTCTGGCTGGCCGACTCCGAGACGTCGTCCCTGCGGGCCGTCACGTTCCAGGACTCGTCCACGGGGACGGTCGAGACGGCCGTCGGCTCGGGCCTGTTCGACTTCGGCTTCCGGGACGGCCCGGCCGCACAGGCGCTGCTGCAGCATCCGCTCGGAGTGACGGCGCTGCCGGACGGTTCGGTCGCCGTCAGCGACACCTACAACAACGCCGTCCGCCGCTACGACCCCGCCACCGGCGAGGTGACGACGCTGGTCACCGGCGTCCGCGAGCCGAGCGGCGCGGTGGTCGACGGCGACCATCTGGTGGTGGTCGAGTCCGCCGCGCATCGGCTCACGCGGGTGCCGCTCGGATCGGCGGCGACGGCGTCCGGTTCGGCGCACCAGACCCGGCGGCCCGTGCTGGACGTGGCCCCCGGCGACGTCGAACTGGCGGTCGTCTTCGACCCGCCGCCCGGCCAGAAGCTCGACGAGCGGTACGGCCCGGCCACCCGGCTCGTCGTGTCGGCCACACCCGGAGCGGTACTGGCGGACGGTGGCGGCCGCGACAGCGCCCTGACCCGCCGGCTGCGCATCGACGCAGCCGACGGCGCCGGCGTGCTGCACGTCGCCGCGATGGCCGCTTCCTGCGACGACGGCGGTGAGAACGCCGCGTGCCATATCCATCAGCAGGACTGGGGCATCCCGGTGCGCGTCGTCGAGGGTGGCACCAGCCGCATCGAGCTCGTGCTGTCCGGCTGA
- a CDS encoding bifunctional metallophosphatase/5'-nucleotidase, translated as MPTSWKTAAITTAAAALTFAGLVPAATAEPPAADTVPVQLLSITDLHGYVGDYTASIRGAHAGDPAQTVGGGAYLATHLKQLSAGHENSILFSAGDDFSGWPDETEFFWNEPTIEYLNAIGLGFSTVGNHEMDRGFAFLDHLMNGTCEGRPDDDLCFPDSTGQVFQGADFDYYSANLIDRSTGEPALQPYHVRFVDDGDGGRLPIGFVHATTALTSSEQMSYTPSGYDYTAETEAINAATRELTDQGVEAVVVVLHEGFSQQAGTGYNDCVDPFGPAVDFNAEIDPAVDAIITGHWHGLVNCMLPDPDGVPRPVVQAGNHGHLISEITLELDPSTGDVVRERTGSTNHPNTQDVAPDPEALRIAEYWRARLAERNATEVATITADIRRAPGDAAESPAYNLAADAFWWAANQDGEADLAVAMPGILRGDLTYAPNPARPGDAPGRVLFPEIAVGLVYDSGIGVGIVRGTVTGHELLDLLESQWQRAADGTVTFRSMAVSSNMTYTYDTDRPVGRRVVPGSVRIDGRPLRPNADYRVATLANNFYAKNATPGFTALFDARDQDRSLFNGGDALWRYAEANSPLAPPAVGRATAR; from the coding sequence ATGCCCACCAGCTGGAAGACCGCGGCGATCACGACCGCCGCGGCGGCGCTGACGTTCGCCGGCCTGGTGCCGGCCGCCACCGCCGAGCCACCCGCCGCTGACACCGTCCCCGTCCAGCTACTGTCGATCACCGACCTGCACGGCTACGTCGGCGACTACACCGCGAGCATCCGGGGCGCGCACGCCGGCGACCCCGCCCAGACGGTGGGCGGCGGTGCCTACCTCGCGACGCACCTGAAGCAGCTCAGCGCCGGTCACGAGAACTCCATCCTGTTCTCCGCCGGCGACGACTTCTCCGGCTGGCCGGACGAGACCGAGTTCTTCTGGAACGAGCCGACCATCGAGTACCTCAACGCCATCGGCCTGGGGTTCTCCACGGTCGGCAACCATGAGATGGACCGCGGATTCGCCTTCCTCGACCACCTGATGAACGGCACCTGCGAGGGCCGGCCCGACGACGACCTCTGCTTCCCCGACTCCACCGGACAGGTCTTCCAGGGCGCGGACTTCGACTACTACTCGGCCAACCTGATCGACCGGTCCACCGGCGAGCCGGCGCTCCAGCCGTACCACGTGCGGTTCGTCGACGACGGCGACGGCGGCAGGCTTCCGATCGGTTTCGTGCACGCGACGACGGCGCTGACGTCGAGCGAGCAGATGTCGTACACGCCCAGCGGCTACGACTACACCGCGGAGACGGAGGCGATCAACGCCGCGACGCGGGAGCTGACGGATCAGGGCGTCGAGGCCGTCGTCGTCGTGCTGCACGAGGGCTTCTCGCAGCAGGCCGGCACCGGCTACAACGACTGCGTGGACCCGTTCGGCCCGGCGGTGGACTTCAACGCCGAGATCGATCCCGCGGTGGACGCCATCATCACCGGACACTGGCACGGCCTGGTCAACTGCATGCTTCCCGACCCCGACGGGGTGCCGCGCCCCGTGGTGCAGGCCGGCAACCACGGCCACCTGATCAGCGAGATCACCCTGGAGCTGGACCCGTCGACCGGCGATGTGGTGCGCGAGCGCACCGGGTCCACCAACCACCCGAACACCCAGGATGTGGCGCCGGACCCGGAGGCGCTGCGGATCGCCGAGTACTGGCGGGCCCGGCTGGCCGAGCGCAACGCCACCGAGGTCGCGACCATCACCGCCGACATCCGGCGGGCGCCCGGCGACGCGGCGGAGTCGCCGGCCTACAACCTGGCGGCCGACGCGTTCTGGTGGGCGGCGAACCAGGACGGCGAGGCCGACCTCGCCGTCGCGATGCCGGGCATCCTGCGTGGCGACCTCACCTACGCGCCGAACCCGGCACGTCCCGGTGACGCTCCCGGGCGGGTTCTCTTCCCGGAGATCGCGGTGGGCCTGGTGTACGACTCCGGGATCGGCGTGGGGATCGTGCGCGGCACCGTGACCGGGCACGAGCTACTGGACTTGCTGGAGAGCCAATGGCAGCGCGCGGCCGACGGCACCGTCACGTTCCGGTCGATGGCGGTCTCGAGCAACATGACCTATACCTATGACACCGACCGGCCCGTGGGCCGGCGCGTCGTTCCCGGCAGTGTGCGGATCGACGGGCGCCCGCTGCGGCCGAACGCGGACTACCGGGTGGCGACGCTGGCGAACAACTTCTACGCCAAGAACGCCACCCCCGGCTTCACGGCCCTGTTCGACGCCAGGGACCAGGACCGCAGCCTCTTCAACGGCGGTGACGCGCTGTGGCGCTACGCGGAGGCGAACTCGCCGCTGGCGCCGCCCGCGGTCGGCCGGGCCACCGCCCGCTGA
- a CDS encoding S9 family peptidase: MTETAPETPDTPPTPFHDLDAYVALPRFGGLALSPDGSRLVTAVSTLSPDKTRYVTALWEIDPEGRRPARRLTRSAKGESGAAFLPDGSLLFGSARPDPATKDDDEAPLLWLLPADGGEARVVAKRPGGIGGVVVARESGTILVASDTFPSSTDVESEEKKRKERTEKKVSAILHERYPVRYWDHDLGPDAPRLFAGRLSDGETPLDDPSVELRDLTPDAGRSLDSAGYDISPDGSTVVTMWNMPERGGLRQSLVVVDVATGERRVLADHPDYEFETPRFSPDGSAVAVVRGKRSTPTEPVDQELVIITVADGSVRSLTADWDRWPGAARWTPDGSALIVVADDDGRAPVFRIDVASGAVTKLTSDDYAYSDVVVSPDGSTVYAMRTSYLEPPTPVKLSAEVADQLSAPLPAPAPAPLLPGDITEVETTTPDGVRVRAWLALPEGASATSPAPLLLWIHGGPLGSWNAWSWRWNPWIAVAQGYAVLLPDPALSTGYGLDFIRRGWGSWGQAPFTDLMAITDATVARDDIDETRTAAMGGSFGGYMANWVAGNTDRFDAIVTHASLWALDQFGPTTDAAFYWVKEMTAEMAAANSPHHHVRSITTPMLVIHGDRDYRVPIGEALRLWFELASQTEAEDGEMPHKFLYFPDENHWILSPQHAKVWYQTVFAFLGHNVLGKDWETPAILT, from the coding sequence GTGACAGAAACCGCGCCGGAGACGCCGGACACCCCGCCGACCCCGTTCCACGACCTGGACGCCTACGTGGCCCTGCCGCGTTTCGGCGGGCTCGCGCTGTCGCCGGACGGCAGCCGCCTCGTCACCGCCGTGTCCACACTGAGCCCGGACAAGACCAGGTACGTCACCGCACTGTGGGAGATCGATCCCGAGGGCCGTCGCCCGGCCCGGCGGCTGACCCGCAGCGCCAAGGGCGAGAGCGGCGCCGCGTTCCTGCCCGACGGCTCGCTGCTGTTCGGCTCCGCCCGCCCCGACCCGGCCACCAAGGATGATGACGAGGCGCCGCTGCTGTGGCTGCTGCCGGCCGACGGTGGAGAGGCTCGCGTCGTGGCCAAGCGGCCCGGCGGCATCGGTGGCGTGGTGGTGGCACGCGAGTCCGGCACCATCCTCGTCGCCTCCGACACGTTCCCGTCGTCCACGGACGTCGAGTCGGAGGAGAAGAAGCGCAAGGAGCGCACGGAGAAGAAGGTCTCCGCGATCCTGCACGAGCGGTACCCGGTGCGGTACTGGGACCACGACCTCGGCCCGGACGCGCCGCGGCTGTTCGCCGGCAGGCTGAGCGACGGCGAGACCCCGCTGGACGACCCCTCCGTCGAGCTGCGCGACCTCACGCCGGACGCCGGCCGGTCCTTGGACTCCGCCGGCTACGACATCAGCCCCGACGGCTCCACCGTGGTCACCATGTGGAACATGCCCGAGCGGGGCGGCCTGCGGCAGTCGCTCGTGGTCGTCGACGTCGCCACCGGAGAGCGCCGGGTGCTGGCCGACCACCCCGACTACGAGTTCGAGACGCCGCGCTTCAGCCCGGACGGGTCGGCGGTCGCCGTCGTACGCGGCAAGCGGTCCACGCCCACCGAACCGGTCGACCAGGAGCTCGTGATCATCACGGTCGCCGACGGGTCCGTCCGGTCACTGACCGCCGACTGGGACCGCTGGCCGGGCGCGGCGCGGTGGACACCGGACGGTTCCGCGCTCATCGTGGTGGCCGACGACGACGGCCGCGCGCCGGTCTTCCGCATCGACGTCGCCAGTGGCGCGGTCACCAAGCTCACGTCCGACGACTACGCCTACAGCGACGTCGTCGTCTCGCCCGACGGCTCCACCGTCTACGCGATGCGCACCTCATACCTGGAGCCGCCGACACCGGTGAAGCTGTCCGCCGAGGTCGCCGACCAGCTGTCGGCGCCACTGCCCGCGCCGGCGCCCGCACCATTGCTGCCCGGCGACATCACCGAGGTGGAGACGACGACGCCGGACGGCGTGCGGGTGCGCGCCTGGCTGGCGCTACCCGAGGGTGCCTCGGCCACCAGCCCGGCGCCGCTGCTGCTGTGGATCCACGGTGGCCCGCTCGGGTCGTGGAACGCGTGGTCGTGGCGGTGGAACCCGTGGATCGCGGTGGCGCAGGGCTACGCCGTGCTGCTTCCCGACCCGGCACTGTCCACCGGTTACGGGCTCGACTTCATCCGTCGCGGCTGGGGTTCGTGGGGTCAAGCGCCGTTCACCGACCTGATGGCCATCACCGATGCCACCGTCGCCCGCGACGACATCGACGAGACCCGAACCGCGGCCATGGGCGGCTCGTTCGGCGGCTACATGGCCAACTGGGTGGCCGGCAACACCGACCGCTTCGACGCCATCGTCACCCACGCCAGTCTCTGGGCTCTCGACCAGTTCGGGCCCACCACCGACGCTGCGTTCTACTGGGTCAAGGAGATGACCGCGGAGATGGCCGCGGCCAACTCGCCGCACCACCACGTCCGCTCCATCACGACGCCGATGCTGGTCATCCACGGCGACCGCGACTACCGGGTGCCCATCGGCGAGGCGCTGCGGCTGTGGTTCGAGCTGGCGTCCCAGACGGAGGCGGAGGACGGCGAGATGCCGCACAAGTTCCTCTACTTCCCGGACGAGAACCACTGGATCCTGTCGCCGCAGCACGCGAAGGTCTGGTACCAGACCGTCTTCGCGTTCCTCGGCCACAACGTGCTCGGCAAGGACTGGGAGACTCCGGCCATCCTCACGTGA
- a CDS encoding Hsp20/alpha crystallin family protein, translating into MVTRFDPFRDIDRLAEQMWGAARNAATMPMDLYRSGDHYVMHFDLPGIDPGSLDVNVKDRTLTVRAERSGRSEDVEWLNRERPVGTYVRQLNLGTGLELDRIEASYADGVLTLTVPVEEEAKPRRIEVSHPSKTRVIEAGPSESPAG; encoded by the coding sequence GTGGTCACCCGCTTTGACCCGTTCCGCGACATCGACCGTCTGGCCGAGCAGATGTGGGGTGCTGCTCGCAACGCCGCGACGATGCCGATGGATCTCTACCGGTCCGGCGACCACTACGTCATGCACTTCGATCTACCCGGCATCGACCCCGGGTCGCTGGACGTCAACGTCAAGGACCGCACGCTGACCGTGCGAGCCGAGCGCAGCGGACGCTCCGAGGACGTCGAGTGGCTCAACCGCGAGCGTCCGGTCGGCACCTACGTCCGCCAGCTCAACCTCGGCACGGGCCTCGAGCTCGACCGCATCGAGGCGAGTTACGCCGACGGCGTCCTCACCCTCACCGTCCCGGTCGAGGAGGAGGCAAAGCCGCGCCGCATCGAGGTCTCGCATCCGAGCAAGACCCGGGTCATCGAGGCGGGCCCCAGCGAGAGCCCAGCCGGCTGA